One window from the genome of Rhodospirillaceae bacterium encodes:
- a CDS encoding pilus assembly protein has product MGMRSFLAIVIGLFIFAATPSALPLHASVNAEFITALDRPVTIEINEGQLIRLAGRAASVFIANPEIADIQVKSPKILYLFGKQAGETTLYAVDEAGNLLLNSKVRVNHSLTRLRRAVRELVPGSPVQVASVGGALVVSGQVSSARDAEEIRRLAARFVTEEGDLIYRLNVTGPNQVNLRVRVTEVQREVMKEFGINWDIMGTSRDIALGIATGNPIVAGGALAIADPALRAGAIATRQSFGSTATNSLFGSASKGGLDLNGLIDALEDEGLITILAEPNLTAVSGETASFLAGGEFPILVPQDEDTITVEFKKFGVSLAFTPTILDDSRISLRVRPEVSQLSSNGAVVLNNISIPALTTRRAETTVELSSGQTFAIAGLMQNNVQNSVSKFPGLGDLPIIGSLFRSTSFQRNETELAIIVTPYLVRPVSSAKALGATDGLRMPSDFERIVEGRVFKDVAPEKGGKATPPHKPRLVGPAGFSLD; this is encoded by the coding sequence ATGGGGATGCGCAGCTTTCTTGCCATTGTAATCGGGCTTTTCATTTTTGCGGCGACGCCGTCGGCATTGCCGCTTCACGCGTCCGTGAATGCCGAGTTTATCACGGCGCTTGATCGACCGGTGACGATCGAGATCAACGAAGGCCAACTGATCCGCCTGGCCGGGCGGGCGGCCTCTGTCTTTATCGCCAATCCTGAGATTGCCGACATTCAGGTGAAATCGCCGAAGATTCTCTATCTCTTCGGCAAGCAGGCCGGTGAAACAACACTCTATGCCGTAGACGAAGCCGGCAACCTTCTCCTCAATTCAAAGGTCCGTGTAAATCACAGCCTAACCCGTCTGCGGCGTGCGGTTCGTGAGCTTGTGCCGGGAAGCCCGGTACAGGTGGCGTCCGTGGGAGGCGCGCTCGTGGTTAGCGGCCAGGTTTCCTCTGCTCGCGATGCGGAGGAAATCCGTCGTCTGGCGGCCCGCTTCGTTACGGAGGAGGGCGATTTGATCTATCGCCTTAACGTTACCGGCCCCAATCAGGTCAACCTTCGGGTTCGTGTAACGGAGGTTCAGCGCGAGGTCATGAAGGAATTTGGCATCAATTGGGACATCATGGGGACAAGCCGGGATATCGCCCTTGGTATTGCGACTGGCAACCCGATTGTTGCAGGTGGTGCCCTTGCGATTGCCGATCCGGCGTTGCGCGCAGGCGCGATCGCGACGCGACAAAGTTTCGGGTCGACGGCAACAAACAGTCTTTTCGGCTCGGCTTCGAAAGGCGGGCTGGACCTGAATGGGTTGATTGATGCCCTTGAAGATGAAGGGCTGATTACGATCCTGGCAGAGCCGAATCTCACCGCCGTTTCCGGTGAGACAGCAAGCTTTCTTGCCGGTGGTGAATTTCCAATATTGGTGCCCCAGGACGAGGACACCATTACCGTCGAATTTAAAAAATTCGGTGTCAGTCTCGCATTTACGCCGACGATTTTGGATGATTCGCGAATAAGCCTCCGCGTTCGCCCCGAGGTCAGCCAATTGTCCAGCAATGGCGCCGTTGTTCTCAACAATATCAGCATCCCGGCGCTGACAACGCGGCGCGCGGAAACCACGGTTGAACTTAGCAGCGGCCAGACCTTTGCGATTGCGGGGCTGATGCAAAACAACGTGCAGAATTCGGTCAGTAAATTTCCCGGCCTTGGGGATTTGCCAATCATCGGTAGCCTTTTTCGCTCGACAAGTTTTCAGCGGAACGAGACGGAACTGGCCATCATCGTGACGCCTTACCTCGTGCGTCCGGTGTCGTCTGCCAAGGCATTGGGGGCGACGGATGGCCTAAGGATGCCGTCCGATTTTGAACGCATCGTCGAAGGACGGGTGTTCAAAGATGTGGCACCTGAGAAGGGTGGCAAGGCCACCCCCCCACACAAGCCGCGCCTGGTGGGCCCGGCCGGTTTTTCGCTGGATTAG
- a CDS encoding pilus assembly protein CpaE has translation MAATNNLVETPVLHPEADPFLAFVSDDVTHETLDLLAKQQQWPGKAVFSGGVAAAIEALGSRPAPGLLIVDLTDSQQPLADVHNLAEVCDIGTTVIAIGAVNDVQLFRALLDAGVTDYLVKPVTFEAFERAIHSLSSAKAKTEENSPGRLITIVGARGGVGASTLAVNSAWLIANEQKRRVALVDVDLQFGTVSLSLDVEPSRGFREALENPERIDELFVASVLVHEGDNLYVLGAEEALDETLAFDPQGLHRMLVELRRNFECVILDLPRGLALRYYEALEKSAIVAVVTDFSLVGMRDSARLRSLIRSVAPRAKISVLVNRTRPEDGSDVPRSAFEEAIGMPIDEIIPYDRKAIAFANRSGKPAPAVMTGSALAKACRKISHILSGVKAVKKSFPLIKLFKQ, from the coding sequence ATGGCGGCGACAAATAACCTTGTAGAAACGCCCGTTTTGCATCCGGAGGCAGACCCGTTTCTGGCCTTTGTTTCGGACGATGTTACCCATGAGACTCTGGACCTTCTGGCAAAGCAGCAGCAATGGCCTGGAAAAGCGGTTTTTTCCGGTGGCGTGGCGGCGGCAATCGAGGCGTTGGGTTCGCGCCCGGCACCGGGTCTTCTCATTGTCGATTTGACGGATTCGCAGCAACCCCTGGCGGATGTGCACAATCTGGCCGAAGTTTGCGACATTGGCACGACGGTGATCGCAATCGGAGCTGTGAACGATGTGCAGTTGTTCCGCGCACTTCTGGATGCGGGCGTTACCGATTATTTGGTCAAGCCGGTTACGTTTGAAGCCTTTGAGCGGGCAATCCATTCGCTTTCCAGCGCAAAAGCGAAAACAGAAGAAAACAGCCCCGGCAGGCTGATTACCATCGTCGGCGCGCGTGGCGGGGTTGGTGCCAGCACGCTTGCCGTAAACAGTGCGTGGCTGATTGCAAACGAACAGAAGCGGCGCGTGGCATTGGTGGACGTGGATCTCCAATTCGGCACGGTTTCCCTTTCCCTGGATGTCGAACCAAGTAGGGGGTTTCGCGAAGCCTTGGAAAATCCAGAGCGAATCGACGAACTTTTCGTAGCCAGCGTTCTCGTCCATGAGGGCGATAATCTTTACGTTCTTGGCGCGGAAGAAGCCCTGGACGAGACGCTCGCCTTTGATCCGCAAGGGCTCCATCGCATGCTTGTCGAGCTTCGCCGAAATTTTGAATGCGTGATCCTTGACCTTCCCCGTGGGCTGGCGCTGCGTTATTACGAAGCGTTGGAGAAATCTGCGATTGTTGCGGTTGTGACGGATTTTTCGCTGGTCGGCATGCGTGATTCCGCCCGTCTTCGTTCTCTTATTCGCAGCGTTGCACCGCGCGCGAAAATCTCCGTTCTTGTCAATCGCACGCGACCGGAAGACGGAAGCGACGTGCCTAGAAGCGCTTTTGAAGAAGCGATCGGCATGCCGATCGATGAAATTATTCCCTATGACCGCAAGGCAATCGCGTTTGCCAACCGGTCTGGAAAGCCGGCACCTGCCGTTATGACGGGCAGTGCGCTGGCCAAAGCCTGCCGAAAAATAAGCCATATTTTGTCCGGGGTGAAAGCCGTCAAGAAAAGCTTCCCCCTCATAAAACTGTTCAAGCAATGA